One genomic window of Camelina sativa cultivar DH55 chromosome 5, Cs, whole genome shotgun sequence includes the following:
- the LOC104788594 gene encoding DDT domain-containing protein DDB_G0282237-like — protein sequence MDVVESFGHGDDDFGSGSACSTPFVSAPSSPGRGPPPPGYFFSAPSSPMHFFLCSASSSSSENPKKLNNSSSCGDFEFDFSSRLSSSSGPSMTSAEELFSNGQIKPMKLSSHLQRPQILSPLLDLENEEEEDDDDDDDEDAKKPDGEMKRGRDLKLRSRSVHRKARSLSPLRRQWNQEDEEEEERVVGESEVKECIIRKLQEDENVPSAETTPSCSASSSRSSSYGRNSKKWIFLKDLLHRSKSEGRGNAKEKFWSNISFSPSNFKDKKLKSPQPAAAEEKPIQETVVDESKKQKQKQQPPAKKTPTVGKPTNGIAKRRGSQPSAHELHYTTNRAQAEEMKKRTYLPYRHGLFGCLGFSSKGYSALNGLARSLNPVSSG from the coding sequence ATGGATGTTGTTGAGAGTTTTGGCCATGGCGATGACGACTTTGGTTCTGGCTCTGCTTGTTCCACACCGTTCGTTAGTGCTCCCTCTAGTCCCGGTCGTGGTCCTCCTCCTCCAGGATACTTCTTCAGCGCTCCGTCAAGTCCGATGCATTTCTTCCtttgctctgcttcttcttcttcatcagagaatcctaaaaagctcaACAACTCCTCTTCTTGCGGCGACTTTGAGTTTGACTTCTCCTCGAGGTTGTCTTCGAGCAGTGGTCCTTCCATGACTTCTGCTGAAGAGCTCTTCTCTAACGGCCAGATCAAGCCCATGAAGCTCTCCTCCCATCTTCAGAGACCTCAGATCTTATCTCCGCTTCTAGATCTGGAgaacgaggaagaagaagacgacgacgacgacgacgacgaagatgCCAAGAAACCAGACGGTGAGATGAAGCGTGGGAGAGATCTCAAACTAAGAAGCAGATCTGTTCACCGGAAAGCCAGATCTCTCTCCCCTCTACGTCGTCAATGGAACCAagaggatgaagaggaagaagaacgaGTCGTCGGAGAGAGTGAGGTGAAGGAGTGTATTATAAGGAAGCTACAAGAAGACGAGAACGTGCCTTCAGCTGAAACGACACCGTCTTGTTCAGCTTCATCTTCACGATCATCCTCTTACGGTAGAAACTCCAAGAAATGGATCTTTCTTAAGGATCTGCTTCATCGTAGCAAAAGCGAAGGAAGAGGCAACGCTAAAGAGAAGTTCTGGTCCAACATTTCATTCTCTCCTTCCAATTTCAAAGACAAGAAACTCAAATCTCCTCAACCTGCTGCTGCTGAAGAGAAACCGATTCAAGAAACTGTAGTTGACGAGTCCAAGaagcagaaacagaaacaacaaccgCCGGCGAAGAAAACTCCGACCGTCGGAAAACCAACCAACGGGATAGCTAAGCGGCGAGGATCTCAGCCGTCTGCTCACGAGCTACATTACACAACGAACAGAGCTCAAGcagaggagatgaagaagaggacatATTTGCCTTACAGGCATGGGCTCTTTggttgtttagggtttagttccAAAGGTTACAGTGCCTTGAACGGTTTAGCTCGTAGCTTAAACCCAGTTTCGTCCGGTTAA
- the LOC104788595 gene encoding uncharacterized protein LOC104788595 has protein sequence MDGFGSNHKTVAVDRWVEIVNGKGYGADGTTTTTTQTYSTRPVSPDFHQSSIPPPPGAGASTVTHATAAPWKLFDAETKRKKRIATYKAYAMEGKVKATVKKGFRWIKNRYSQFIHG, from the coding sequence ATGGACGGGTTCGGGTCGAACCACAAAACAGTAGCCGTTGATCGATGGGTTGAGATCGTTAACGGTAAAGGTTACGGCGCTgatggaacaacaacaacaacaacacaaacctaCTCAACTCGACCCGTCTCACCGGACTTTCACCAGAGTAGTATCCCCCCTCCGCCTGGTGCTGGTGCATCCACGGTAACGCATGCGACTGCTGCTCCGTGGAAATTATTCGACGCGgaaacaaagaggaagaagagaatcgCAACGTACAAGGCTTACGCTATGGAAGGCAAAGTTAAAGCCACCGTCAAGAAAGGGTTCCGTTGGATCAAGAACAGGTACTCTCAGTTTATACACGGATGA
- the LOC104788596 gene encoding uncharacterized protein LOC104788596, producing MEITPKRYWRRWKGYEKLDGSSSSSEKKPGRRTGKRVKMDPTRKKRFWRIKIVPKLRILKKASPKKFLVWLRDSYVKMMMRLANSRVVGSSGYGGSGFGSGPVKEYDEKMLVEIYKSILMAQAQGNLVHRDIPNNNNNINNKIASEPAVVPVSSSLVSC from the coding sequence aTGGAGATAACGCCGAAGAGGTACTGGCGGAGGTGGAAAGGATACGAGAAGCTTGAtgggtcatcatcatcatcagagaaGAAACCGGGTCGAAGGACAGGGAAACGGGTCAAAATGGATCCGACAAGAAAGAAACGGTTTTGGAGGATCAAGATCGTGCCGAAACTGAGGATCCTGAAAAAGGCGTCGCCCAAGAAGTTTTTGGTGTGGCTACGTGATTCTTATGTCAAGATGATGATGCGTTTGGCTAACTCACGGGTTGTCGGATCTTCTGGATACGGTGGATCCGGATTCGGGTCGGGTCCAGTGAAGGAGTATGATGAGAAAATGCTCGTGGAGATTTACAAGTCGATATTGATGGCGCAGGCTCAGGGGAATCTCGTGCACCGCGACAtacctaataataataataatatcaacaaCAAGATTGCTTCTGAACCAGCTGTTGTTcctgtctcttcttctcttgtttcttgttag
- the LOC104789852 gene encoding mitogen-activated protein kinase 5-like, producing MANEIESATDPGDTNIKGVLVHGGRNYQYNVYGNLFEVSNKYVPPIRPIGRGAYGFVCAAVDSETHKEIAIKKIGKAFDNKVDAKRTLREIKLLRHLEHENVRLSTDQSLNDDHCQYFLYHILRGLKYIHSANVLHCDLKPSNLHLNSNCDLKITDFGLARTTSETELMTEYVVTRWYRAPELLLNSSEYTYAIDVWSVGCIFAEIMTREPLFPGKDYVHQFKLITELIGSPDGASLGSVEFMM from the exons atggcgAATGAAATTGAATCAGCGACAGATCCAGGTGATACTAACATCAAAGGAGTTCTTGTTCATGGAGGAAGAAATTATCAGTACAATGTCTATGGAAACTTGTTCGAAGTCTCTAACAAGTATGTTCCTCCTATTCGACCTATTGGTCGAGGAGCTTACGGTTTTGTCTG TGCTGCAGTAGATTCAGAGACACACAAAGAAATCGCAATCAAGAAGATAGGTAAAGCCTTTGACAATAAAGTAGATGCTAAGCGGACATTGAGAGAGATTAAGCTACTTCGTCATTTGGAACACGAGAACGTAAGGCTTTCTACAGACCAATCTTTGAATGATGATCATTGTCAG TACTTCTTGTATCATATTCTACGTGGACTCAAATATATTCATTCAGCTAATGTCTTACATTGTGACCTTAAACCGAGTAATTTGCATCTGAATTCGAACTGTGATCTTAAGATTACGGATTTTGGTTTGGCAAGGACGACATCTGAAACAGAGTTAATGACAGAGTATGTTGTTACTCGATGGTATCGAGCACCAGAGCTGCTTCTTAATAGTTCTGAGTACACATATGCGATTGATGTTTGGTCTGTTGGTTGTATATTTGCTGAGATTATGACAAGGGAGCCTCTATTCCCGGGGAAAGACTACGTTCATCAGTTTAAACTTATAACTGAG TTGATAGGATCACCTGATGGAGCGAGCCTAGGNTCAGTTGAGTTTATGATG
- the LOC104788597 gene encoding probable galacturonosyltransferase-like 7, with product MLWIMRFSGLFSAALVIIVLSPSLQSFPPAEAIRSSHHLDAYLRFPTSDPNPHRFSFRKAPVFRNAADCPAADIDSGVCNPSLVHVAITLDFEYLRGSVAAVHSILKHSSCPESVFFHFLVSETGLDSLIRSTFPELRFKVYYFDPEIVRTLISTSVRQALEQPLNYARNYLAGLLEPCVRRVIYLDSDLVVVDDIAKLWKTKLGSKTIGAPEYCHANFTKYFTAAFWSDERFSGAFEGRKPCYFNTGVMVMDLERWRRVGYTEVIEKWMEIQKKSDRRIYELGSLPPFLLVFAGEVAPIEHRWNQHGLGGDNVRGSCRDLHPGPVSLLHWSGSGKPWFRLDSRRPCPLDTLWAPYDLYGHYNSR from the coding sequence ATGCTTTGGATTATGAGATTCTCCGGTTTATTCTCCGCCGCTTTGGTCATCATCgtcctctctccttctctccaaTCATTTCCACCAGCTGAAGCCATCAGATCCTCTCACCACCTCGACGCTTACCTCCGCTTCCCAACCTCCGATCCAAATCCCCATAGATTCTCCTTCAGAAAAGCTCCCGTGTTCCGCAATGCCGCCGATTGTCCCGCCGCCGACATCGATTCCGGCGTCTGTAACCCTTCCTTGGTCCACGTCGCCATTACTCTCGATTTCGAGTACCTCCGTGGCTCCGTCGCCGCCGTTCATTCGATCCTGAAACACTCCTCGTGTCCCGAGAGCGTCTTCTTCCATTTCCTCGTCTCCGAGACCGGACTAGACTCCTTGATCCGTTCGACGTTCCCCGAGTTGAGGTTCAAGGTTTACTACTTCGATCCCGAGATCGTACGGACCTTGATCTCGACCTCCGTCAGGCAAGCGCTAGAGCAGCCGTTGAATTACGCGAGAAACTACCTAGCTGGTCTCCTCGAGCCCTGCGTGCGCCGCGTGATCTATCTAGACTCCGATCTAGTCGTCGTCGATGACATAGCTAAGCTGTGGAAGACGAAGCTGGGATCGAAGACGATCGGAGCTCCGGAGTACTGCCACGCGAACTTCACGAAGTATTTCACGGCGGCGTTTTGGTCGGACGAGCGGTTCTCGGGAGCGTTCGAGGGGAGGAAACCGTGCTACTTCAACACGGGGGTGATGGTGATGGATCTAGAGAGATGGAGGCGCGTGGGGTACACGGAGGTGATTGAGAAATGGATGGAGATTCAGAAGAAGAGTGATAGGAGGATATACGAGCTGGGATCACTGCCGCCGTTTTTGCTTGTATTCGCAGGAGAAGTGGCTCCGATTGAGCATCGGTGGAACCAGCACGGGCTAGGTGGAGATAACGTGAGAGGAAGCTGTAGAGATTTACATCCAGGTCCGGTTAGCTTGCTTCATTGGTCCGGTAGTGGTAAACCGTGGTTCCGGTTAGATTCAAGACGGCCTTGTCCACTTGATACTCTTTGGGCTCCTTATGATTTGTATGGACACTACAACTCACGCTGA
- the LOC104789853 gene encoding putative two-component response regulator ARR20: MSVSANIVDENSRNLPKEVLACDDEIEFPINDDDEEFPTTSIRVLLVDADSNSLLPMTNLMAQYSYQVTKYDNGEEAMAFLMKSKHEIDLVLWDFHMPDINGLDALNTIGKEMDLPVVIMSHDHKKETVMASTKNGACDFLVKPVSKEVVAVVWQHVYRKRMSKSGLDKPGESYTIESDSDEYEGLLREDNLYQSNGEGSKNTCDQKEDMSSAKKPRMKWSAELHQKFEAAVEKIGSVEKAYPKQILKCMQEDMNVQGLTRNNVASHLQKYRQSSNKKASTPQESQEDFDWRNIGQDPPDFATSNPPLSSTRAPYFMNDFQAAAVPRTSYFTTDQTAQPIPYLSNGYNLPMNNKNNYFMASQFQQPLQQQQYQYPCLNLPSILTKQESGHVSSAMETSDTLIYNNNSSFPNFDHDEFFLPAEFTNNNNHDQFPPAGMNHNHDQFPPAGLNNNQFPPAGLNNSQFPPSGLNNNQFPPAVFNNNNRDQFQPAGFNNNFDQTCRS, encoded by the exons ATGTCAGTTTCAGCTAACATAGTCGATGAGAACTCTCGCAACTTGCCAAAAGAGGTTTTAGCTTGTGATGATGAAATTGAATTTCCTATCAACGATGACGACGAAGAGTTCCCGACGACGAGTATTAGGGTTCTTTTGGTCGATGCAGATTCCAATTCTTTACTCCCCATGACGAATCTCATGGCACAGTACTCCTATCAAG TAACGAAGTATGACAACGGAGAAGAGGCCATGGCTTTCTTGATGAAGAGTAAGCATGAGATTGATCTAGTACTTTGGGATTTCCATATGCCCGATATCAATGGACTCGACGCTCTCAATACCATTGGTAAAGAGATGGATTTACCCGTAGTAA TCATGTCTCATGACCACAAGAAGGAAACTGTAATGGCATCGACCAAGAACGGCGCGTGTGACTTTCTCGTGAAGCCGGTGAGCAAAGAGGTCGTTGCAGTTGTATGGCAACATGTTTATCGCAAGAGGATGTCAAAATCTGGTTTAGATAAACCGGGTGAATCATATACGATTGAATCAGATTCGGACGAATACGAGGGTTTATTAAGGGAAGACAATCTCTATCAGAGCAACGGAGAAGGCTCCAAGAACACTTGCGATCAAAAAGAAGACATGTCTTCCGCCAAGAAACCTCGGATGAAGTGGAGTGCTGAACTTCACCAAAAATTTGAAGCAGCTGTCGAAAAGATCGGCAGCGTTGAGA AGGCGTATCCGAAGCAGATTCTCAAATGCATGCAAGAAGATATGAATGTCCAGGGGCTCACTAGAAACAACGTAGCAAGTCATCTTCAG AAGTATCGTCAAAGTTCCAACAAAAAGGCCAGCACTCCGCAGGAGTCCCAAGAAGATTTTGACTGGCGTAACATTGGGCAAGATCCCCCTGATTTCGCAACTTCTAATCCGCCTCTAAGCTCGACTAGAGCACCCTATTTCATGAACGATTTTCAAGCAGCCGCCGTGCCTAGAACATCATATTTCACGACCGATCAAACCGCACAACCGATCCCGTATTTATCAAACGGTTATAACCTGCCGatgaacaacaagaacaacTACTTCATGGCCAGCCAATTCCAGCAGCCGCTGCAACAACAGCAGTACCAATATCCTTGTCTAAATTTGCCATCCATTCTAACCAAGCAAGAATCTGGTCACGTGTCTTCAGCCATGGAAACTTCAGATACGCTCATCTATAACAACAACTCAAGTTTCCCTAATTTTGATCACGACGAGTTTTTCCTACCAGCAGAATTCactaacaacaacaatcatGATCAGTTCCCACCTGCTGGAATGAACCACAATCATGATCAGTTCCCACCTGCTGGATTGAACAACAATCAGTTCCCACCTGCTGGATTGAACAACAGTCAGTTCCCACCTTCTGGATTGAACAACAATCAGTTCCCACCTGCTgtattcaacaacaacaatcgtGATCAGTTCCAACCTGCTGGATTCAACAACAATTTCGATCAAACTTGTCGAAGTTGA